The stretch of DNA ATTCAAAGCCACACGTTGTACCAGTATAATCAGTAGTAAATGTCCAATCAAAAGGCTTTACTTTTTCTTCCAGATATTCGCTGCTTTCCGATCTGTTGATATAtatgaatagaaaatttatatataatatttaattattttattagtaacaacataatatttaaatactttattagtaattattaaaaaaagcatatatAGTTTCATATACCTAGATTCTTTCCACGCTTCTGCACAAGCAAGCTGCACATTAATTTTGCCATTGGAAACATATTTCAGAGCATCTAAAGCATTGAACTTCAGTGATGGTCCATCCTGATGTACCAAAGACAGCACATTATTAGGAAATACCATATCTGGCATATGTGGCAATTCTAATGTGTTACTATAcctaaaaattaagaattgcatttttaaatataatttctgagtatttgtattaaatattacaatatacaaGTTAACacttaacaaattatatacatgCAAAATTGGCAGGTGCTTGCATCTTCGGAACCACAACCGTTTTCACTTTTGGAGCACTTAGAATGAAGTATATGAGATTGCGTATACTTGATACGCCATGGAGGGCAAACATGTTCCTCTTCGTTCACTGGCAGCCTTAAAATGTCAATACCACCGTGCACTTTTATAGTCGTCATAGTCTAAAAGTGAAAAGACTTTTGTTAAGAAAATCTGACTTGACATAGATTAAAGTAGAAATCTAAATCTAGAAactaaataattagatatttagaataaatttttattttcaacattcttttacataataataagataacaattacatattagacatgtatatataagtaccgaattaataattattacaatgttaCCAAAGTTAATAAAGTATTTGTCTTGTACTTACTGCACCGAAAAGGAAAACTCAgtttttataatgaataaaagaaagtttttaaGAAACATCAGTATTTCAATCTATGCTGgtttttatttgcgttatGTTAATCGGTTTTAGGTTATCTATGTTGTGGAACAGCTGTGTAAAATGACTTTAACACCATGGGCTAAGTAATAACTGAAGTGCTCCAAACTTACTTTAAAAGTTTGTCGCGTCACAATtggtttgttctttataactaaactggctgcactagttcagagtttatctttttccctccacattggaaggagaaagataaactctgaactagtgcagccagttcagctataaagaacagacctaatGCTATACATGCTCTTACTCGCTCCAATACGCTCCAATCTGTAGTAACGTAATACTATAGATTGGAGCATATTGAAGCGAGTAGGAGCATGTTGTAGCATTGCGCACGAACAAACTttaaggccggagcacagacttttacataaggCATACGCATAAgagcctatccagacaaacttgcagtcgtataaacatatgcataaggaaattgactggtccatttccttatgcatttgcttatggacTAATCAAGGCCCTTAAGGCtatcacacacaaaataacataactgcatatgcatagcataagaccgtctcgaccaatgaacatctagcataaaggcgccatattgatttacatagcatgctcattggtcgagacggtcttatgctatgcatatgcagttatgtcattttgtgtgtgatggcctttAAAGTTGATCACTTTTCAGGTTACGAAACCTGTTATACCGACGAAATATAGTGACATAGATATGCGCGCGGTCACGCGCGCATGCTCTGTTAATCCAAGGATAAGTCAgagttaggttaggttaggttagagGGATTGTTTTTATGTCGGTCGTGCAGGGGCAGGGGGCAGAACCCTTCCCCCGCTTACGCGTGAAAGTTTGAATATTATGACAACGCATGTGCGCGTGATTGCACCGCATACCCATGTCGCTATGTTTTATCGGTATGACAACCTGAAAAGTGGTCAATTTTAACGATTAATGTCTCGCTTCGCGGGGTAGAGCGACACTTTTTTCTGCGAAATTCTTTCATTTTAGACAAAAACGCGTCGAGTGagcataaatttatcaaaattggaGGTGAAGTAGCGATACTAAATAATTAGCAAAATGCCGAACTGTTGcttcaaaaattgtaaaagcaGAACAGCGGTCAGgtggaaaaataaaagtcaagtggcgtttgaaaaattgcacggaaaaatttcgtttcacaagtaagtattatttattattaaaattattgctattatttgACAGAAATTattgacaattattaaatatatataatttaatattatgcaattttatgaTTGCAGAGTTCCAAAAGATACACAGCGACGAAAAGTGTGGCTGGATCGTGTTGGCTTAGGTTCTAGCTATGTATCTCAACATGCTTACCTGTGTTCCCTGCACTTTGACAACGCCGATTTGGACAGAACTTCTCTTTCTTGTATTAGACTTCGAACAAATGCACTTCCAAaggtaataattttcaacagttTTCAGAATGTGTAACAGTGTGGTTAAAGATATCAGATACGGATGTCACGTATATTCCCGAGTTTACCTGTTAATGTAACTAGAGACACAGGAAGAATGTTTGTGATGTTATGTGCGTTACGGTGAAAATTCCTGTTACTGTGAGGAAAACTCGTAATTACGGACATGGAAAAAACTCCTGTATAAACTCGTAATATCTTTCAATCATTCATTCAATCGACAAAGTAAATAGCATAGCTGTACAATTTCAGATATTTCCTACAGAGACAAGCAGTTGCGACGAAACCAATAGTGAGCGGGTGGAGGAACAACATTCGATAAAAATGGAACAGCTACTACACGATACGAGTAATACGAGTGAGGTACCATTCATAAAATGCGAGTTTGAGGATTTTGAGAATCAACAGGTCCAACAGAGTGATGAATTAGACATGGACATCGATATAAAAAGTGGTAATAATGAAAGTAATTTAGGCGATATTATACAGAAAATCACATCGAAAGTTATAATCGTTGAAGCAGTACTTTTATGTGCTGTCAGAATGTTTACGTAGATTAATCCCTCTGAGAGCGATGCCAAGTATACTCGTCATAAAATGTTCTACATgcggaatattttttataacttatttGCTTGTAGATGGCCGTAAGccaatttgattaatattatcttcatTTGGATGGTATTATTGTTTACTatgattgtaattaaaatttttgtcagcAAAATTGGTGCGCAGGGGattactttgttattttttatgttcacATATGAGTAATACTGTGTTTAAgtattattgattttcaattattgtttAGAAATTGAAGCAGCATTGGAGGAGAATTATCCCATAGTAACTACCCCAAAGCAAGTCGACTTACCAAAGCTAGTCAGCGTAGGAACCATCGTGTCGCCGTCACTCAGCGAGAATACTCCTCGGAAAGTTTTTCAGAGAACTGTTTTGGAGAATATGAAGTCAACCTACAAATCCAAAATCAAGAGCCTCCAACAGCAACTGCGGAGAAAAGAGAAGCGTATTGCTGATATGCAAAGCATCTTAACTgcattgtgtaaaaaaaatcttattggTGCCGAACAACTGGACGTACTGAAGGATTTAGATACtgttaataaacatttactGAAACGTGAGGTTGCTAAAACTAACAAGCTATCAGTGACGTAAAAATTCAGTCCTGAATTAGGATCTTTTGAACTAACTCTTTATTGTTATTCACCGCGAGCGTATACGTACGT from Linepithema humile isolate Giens D197 chromosome 2, Lhum_UNIL_v1.0, whole genome shotgun sequence encodes:
- the LOC105669487 gene encoding uncharacterized protein, producing MPNCCFKNCKSRTAVRWKNKSQVAFEKLHGKISFHKVPKDTQRRKVWLDRVGLGSSYVSQHAYLCSLHFDNADLDRTSLSCIRLRTNALPKIFPTETSSCDETNSERVEEQHSIKMEQLLHDTSNTSEVPFIKCEFEDFENQQVQQSDELDMDIDIKSEIEAALEENYPIVTTPKQVDLPKLVSVGTIVSPSLSENTPRKVFQRTVLENMKSTYKSKIKSLQQQLRRKEKRIADMQSILTALCKKNLIGAEQLDVLKDLDTVNKHLLKREVAKTNKLSVT